In one Pseudomonas sp. SG20056 genomic region, the following are encoded:
- a CDS encoding AI-2E family transporter, with protein sequence MIDSHRWIWIVGALLLCGLLYLLAPILSPFLIGVLLAYMGDPLVDRLERWKLSRTWGVVVVFALITLIMAILLLVLVPMLGKQLVRLYELIPEMLDWAQNQALPWIQLQLGLSEGFWRFDQLKTALSGQLGKTTDIVGMLLSTATSSGLALLAWLANLVLIPVVSFYLMRDWDLMVAKLRSLLPRGREGLVVQLFGECHEVLGAFLRGQLLVMLALGVMYATGLMVIGLELGLLIGVLAGLASIVPYLGVVVGIGAALTAGLFQFGMDPYPLVAIAAVFIVGQMLEGMLLTPMLVGDRIGLHPVAVIFAIMAGGQLFGFTGVLLALPVAAVIMVLVRHLHDFYKQSDTYGATPESD encoded by the coding sequence ATGATCGATTCGCACCGTTGGATATGGATAGTCGGGGCGCTGCTGCTGTGCGGCCTGTTGTACCTGCTGGCGCCGATTCTCTCGCCGTTTCTGATCGGCGTCCTGCTGGCCTATATGGGAGACCCGCTGGTCGACCGTCTGGAGCGATGGAAACTCTCGCGGACTTGGGGCGTGGTGGTGGTCTTTGCACTGATCACCCTGATCATGGCCATCCTGCTGCTGGTATTGGTGCCCATGCTGGGCAAGCAGCTGGTGCGTCTATATGAGTTGATCCCGGAAATGCTCGATTGGGCGCAGAATCAAGCGCTGCCATGGATTCAGCTCCAGCTGGGTTTGAGCGAGGGCTTCTGGCGCTTTGATCAGCTGAAAACCGCACTGTCCGGCCAACTGGGTAAAACCACCGATATCGTCGGCATGCTACTGTCCACGGCCACCTCTTCAGGCCTGGCGCTGCTGGCCTGGCTGGCCAACCTGGTGCTGATTCCGGTAGTGAGCTTCTACCTGATGCGCGATTGGGACCTGATGGTCGCCAAGCTGCGCAGCCTGCTGCCGCGTGGTCGTGAAGGCTTGGTTGTGCAGCTGTTCGGCGAATGTCACGAAGTGCTCGGCGCTTTCCTGCGCGGTCAGTTACTGGTGATGCTGGCGCTAGGTGTGATGTATGCCACCGGGCTGATGGTGATTGGCCTGGAACTCGGGCTACTGATCGGCGTACTGGCCGGCTTGGCCAGTATCGTGCCGTATTTGGGCGTGGTGGTCGGCATCGGTGCGGCATTGACGGCTGGCCTGTTTCAGTTCGGCATGGACCCCTACCCACTGGTGGCCATCGCTGCAGTCTTTATCGTCGGGCAAATGCTCGAAGGCATGCTGCTGACGCCGATGCTGGTAGGCGATCGCATTGGCCTGCACCCGGTTGCGGTGATCTTCGCCATCATGGCCGGCGGCCAACTGTTCGGCTTCACCGGCGTCCTTCTGGCCTTGCCAGTTGCTGCAGTGATTATGGTGTTAGTGCGTCATCTGCATGATTTCTATAAACAATCGGATACTTATGGCGCTACGCCTGAAAGCGATTGA
- a CDS encoding tyrosine-type recombinase/integrase has product MAIEQLPDGRWKVDVEPIKGKRFRKTFKTKGEAQRFEATCRASCIQAQPWNPKPKDKRKLSELIERWYDLHGHSITSGRRRKNTLLLMASRLGDPVAIKLTGSHLAQLRRVELEAGAVAKSINNRFTYLKAVFNELRRLGDIDYANPLDTVKPLKFQERQLSYLSIKEIRLLIESLDKLKRSPSARLVAEVCLATGSRWSEAESLLPEQVRNDSVTFINTKSKRTRTIPISIQLQQRLHAYFEQHGRFTSCMHSFRAALKDSAIKLPRGQATHVLRHTFASHFIMNGGNILTLKEVLGHSSLTMTMRYAHLSPSHLRDALRLNPLDGFDTSSTHEKQREINSL; this is encoded by the coding sequence ATGGCGATTGAACAATTACCTGATGGCCGCTGGAAGGTCGATGTAGAACCGATCAAGGGCAAACGCTTTCGTAAGACCTTCAAGACCAAAGGCGAGGCCCAGCGCTTTGAGGCAACGTGCCGCGCAAGCTGCATCCAGGCACAGCCCTGGAACCCGAAGCCAAAGGACAAGCGCAAGCTATCTGAGCTGATTGAGCGTTGGTATGACCTGCATGGTCACAGCATCACCAGCGGGCGACGGCGCAAAAATACCCTTCTGCTGATGGCCTCCCGTCTCGGTGATCCGGTGGCGATCAAGCTGACAGGTAGCCACTTGGCCCAACTTCGTCGGGTAGAGCTGGAAGCCGGTGCCGTGGCCAAGTCGATCAACAATCGTTTCACCTACCTCAAGGCCGTATTCAATGAGCTGCGCCGCCTGGGCGATATCGACTATGCCAACCCGCTGGATACAGTTAAGCCGCTCAAGTTCCAGGAACGGCAGTTATCGTACCTTTCGATCAAGGAAATTCGGCTACTGATCGAATCGCTGGACAAGCTCAAACGCTCACCCAGTGCGCGACTGGTTGCTGAAGTCTGTTTGGCGACTGGTTCTAGATGGTCTGAGGCTGAGTCGCTGCTACCGGAACAGGTCAGGAATGACTCGGTGACCTTCATCAATACCAAGTCGAAGCGCACCCGCACTATTCCAATCAGCATCCAGCTACAACAACGGCTGCACGCCTACTTTGAACAGCACGGCCGCTTCACGTCCTGCATGCATTCGTTTCGGGCTGCTTTAAAGGACAGTGCAATCAAGCTGCCGCGTGGTCAGGCAACGCACGTGTTACGTCATACTTTTGCCAGCCACTTCATTATGAACGGCGGCAATATCCTGACCTTAAAGGAGGTGCTGGGGCATTCGTCGCTGACCATGACCATGCGCTATGCCCACTTGTCCCCTTCTCACCTGCGTGATGCGCTGCGTCTCAACCCGCTGGATGGTTTCGACACTTCTTCGACACACGAAAAACAGCGCGAAATAAATTCCTTATAA
- a CDS encoding DUF2066 domain-containing protein has protein sequence MRLTARLLLVCLSLSGLPAFAAPVSDLYQVREAVSSQQPEERAAALSRALDTLVLRLTGKADAAQSPALAALRKDPQQIVSQYGYEGDKLLVDFDPLSTDRSLRQAGLALWGANRPSILLWWLSDASDGSRLLGDGQAAAAPLNQAAQHRGLPLRLPLADLAEQLVAVPENLTANDPAALREASERYAADALLAVVAREANGQWQAEWRLWLGDEREQGTVQGADQAALADAILLAVNQRLAPRFIVAAGAASGLTVEVQGVDLARYAELQRILEPFAAQLRKVQGDTLTFAVNANAEQLRAQLGLARLQEVPVEAPALDASQSVTPPATATEPAAAAVAPDNVLRFRW, from the coding sequence ATGCGTTTGACCGCTCGCCTGCTTCTAGTCTGTTTGTCGCTGTCCGGCCTGCCGGCGTTTGCCGCGCCGGTGAGTGATCTGTACCAAGTCCGCGAAGCGGTCAGCAGCCAGCAACCGGAAGAGCGCGCTGCCGCCCTGAGCCGCGCGCTGGATACCCTGGTGTTGCGACTGACCGGTAAGGCCGATGCGGCGCAGAGCCCTGCACTGGCGGCGCTGCGCAAGGATCCGCAACAGATCGTCAGTCAATACGGCTATGAAGGCGACAAACTGTTGGTCGATTTTGACCCGCTGAGCACCGACCGCAGCCTGCGTCAGGCGGGCCTGGCGCTGTGGGGCGCCAATCGTCCGAGCATTCTGCTGTGGTGGTTGAGCGATGCCAGTGATGGCAGCCGCCTGCTGGGTGATGGTCAGGCTGCTGCCGCACCGCTTAATCAGGCCGCACAGCACCGCGGCCTGCCGCTGCGTCTGCCATTGGCCGATCTGGCCGAACAGCTGGTGGCGGTGCCGGAAAACCTTACGGCGAATGACCCAGCTGCCCTGCGTGAAGCCTCCGAACGCTACGCCGCCGATGCCTTGCTGGCAGTTGTGGCGCGCGAAGCAAACGGCCAATGGCAGGCCGAATGGCGCCTGTGGCTGGGTGATGAGCGGGAGCAGGGCACTGTGCAAGGTGCCGATCAAGCCGCGTTGGCCGATGCCATCCTGTTGGCAGTTAATCAGCGTCTGGCACCACGCTTTATTGTCGCTGCCGGCGCGGCCAGCGGTCTGACCGTGGAAGTGCAGGGCGTCGACCTGGCGCGTTATGCCGAATTGCAGCGCATTCTCGAACCGTTCGCAGCCCAGCTGCGCAAGGTGCAGGGCGATACGCTGACCTTTGCGGTCAATGCCAATGCCGAGCAGTTGCGTGCGCAACTGGGCCTGGCGCGCTTGCAGGAAGTGCCGGTAGAAGCCCCTGCGCTCGATGCCAGTCAGTCTGTTACGCCGCCGGCTACTGCGACTGAGCCCGCTGCCGCAGCGGTAGCACCTGACAATGTGCTGAGGTTTCGCTGGTAG
- a CDS encoding DUF2523 family protein: MDFSFITDFFTGMNGFIQDMWHWIYQGLYDFTKEVMVVMTKAMIYAYFSSMIFAAEIAYEVVQDIVQGLGITQQIQSAYSTIPEDMRNTLAFFRIPEALTIIFSAIPTKMAMKFVPFIGR, encoded by the coding sequence ATGGACTTCTCTTTCATCACCGACTTCTTCACCGGCATGAATGGCTTTATCCAGGACATGTGGCACTGGATCTACCAAGGCCTGTACGACTTCACCAAAGAGGTCATGGTCGTGATGACTAAGGCCATGATTTACGCCTACTTCAGCAGCATGATCTTCGCCGCCGAGATTGCTTATGAAGTGGTGCAGGACATTGTTCAGGGCCTGGGCATCACCCAGCAGATCCAGAGCGCCTATTCGACCATCCCCGAAGACATGCGCAACACCCTGGCGTTCTTCCGCATCCCCGAGGCCCTGACCATCATCTTCTCCGCCATCCCTACCAAGATGGCGATGAAGTTTGTCCCGTTCATAGGCCGCTGA
- a CDS encoding zonular occludens toxin domain-containing protein, which translates to MSIKIHHGPNGSYKTSGALQDDAIPAIKEGRTIITNIRGFTLDRVYEVFPDCPKSTEVINLSMESTEDLEKLRRWFMWAPKGAFLIFDETQILFPKSWRDKDLEQFDFPGGIEKAKEADRPTGWLDGWTRHRHWNWDVVLTTPNIRYIRDDIRLTCEKAYLHANLALIGVKGRYKEAMHDAQENRPHSDGSSIVELKKISATTFKLYDSTSTGTVRDTAAGKNLLLSPKVLGLLGFIAALLYSIFADDSASLFTNGLTHHQPQKPATAPAQAPGQTPAAPAGVAPDDLADRQTDQPAYVATDPPGSHPFWKQTLVVKAAMTGYQNERGKEVVLFHVLSEDGSHFGQTGNDLRALGYRITVITPCYVELRRDGWSGVSMCKGTAPAQQEAQAGTQAQQQEQLTAQQRFEKNAVRVTVIEDTSRDEKPFSN; encoded by the coding sequence ATGTCGATCAAGATCCATCACGGTCCCAATGGCAGCTACAAGACTTCTGGCGCCCTGCAGGATGATGCGATTCCCGCGATCAAAGAGGGGCGCACCATCATCACCAACATCCGGGGGTTCACCCTGGATCGGGTCTATGAAGTCTTTCCGGACTGCCCGAAGAGCACCGAGGTCATCAACCTCTCGATGGAATCCACCGAGGATCTCGAAAAGCTCCGTCGCTGGTTTATGTGGGCACCCAAGGGCGCGTTTCTGATCTTCGATGAAACCCAGATCCTCTTTCCGAAATCCTGGCGCGACAAAGACCTTGAGCAATTCGACTTTCCCGGTGGCATCGAAAAAGCCAAAGAGGCGGATAGGCCTACCGGCTGGCTCGACGGCTGGACCCGCCACCGGCATTGGAACTGGGACGTTGTTCTAACCACTCCCAACATCCGCTACATCCGCGACGATATCCGCCTGACCTGCGAGAAGGCCTACCTGCACGCCAACCTCGCCTTGATCGGGGTGAAAGGTCGCTACAAAGAGGCCATGCATGATGCACAGGAAAACCGCCCCCACAGCGATGGATCATCCATCGTCGAACTCAAGAAAATCAGCGCCACCACCTTCAAGCTCTACGACTCAACCTCCACCGGCACCGTCCGCGATACAGCAGCAGGTAAGAACCTACTGCTGTCGCCTAAGGTTCTGGGCCTCCTGGGTTTTATTGCCGCTCTTCTCTACTCTATTTTCGCTGACGACTCCGCATCTCTGTTCACTAACGGGCTCACTCACCACCAGCCTCAAAAGCCTGCTACTGCCCCCGCTCAGGCTCCTGGGCAAACTCCTGCTGCGCCTGCTGGTGTGGCTCCTGATGATCTGGCTGATCGCCAAACTGATCAGCCAGCTTATGTAGCCACCGACCCACCCGGTTCCCACCCATTCTGGAAACAAACCCTCGTCGTCAAAGCCGCCATGACCGGCTACCAGAACGAACGGGGTAAAGAGGTGGTGCTTTTCCACGTCCTGAGTGAGGACGGCTCCCACTTCGGCCAGACCGGCAACGACCTGCGCGCCCTCGGCTACCGCATCACCGTGATAACCCCGTGCTACGTCGAACTGCGCCGCGATGGCTGGAGTGGTGTGTCCATGTGTAAAGGCACCGCACCTGCGCAGCAAGAAGCCCAAGCGGGCACCCAGGCACAACAACAAGAACAGCTCACCGCCCAGCAGCGCTTCGAAAAGAACGCTGTACGGGTGACCGTCATTGAGGACACGTCGCGTGATGAAAAGCCGTTTTCCAACTAG